The following are encoded together in the Heterodontus francisci isolate sHetFra1 chromosome 41, sHetFra1.hap1, whole genome shotgun sequence genome:
- the LOC137353715 gene encoding dickkopf-related protein 3-like, protein MMLYLALFLCLPFFATAAPAALEAKSDSDGFVKVVDFDSLPLNYHDEENEEELVGDKIFHKYEKIDKETDDITGDTILSEREVIEEDDDDFPERRVIEPLHWQQ, encoded by the exons ATGATGCTGTATTTGGCTCTATTTCTCTGCCTGCCCTTCTTCGCCACAGCCGCTCCTGCCGCTTTG GAGGCTAAAAGTGACTCAGATGGTTTTGTGAAGGTGGTTGACTTTGATAGCCTGCCCTTGAATTACcacgatgaagaaaatgaagaagaacTGGTTGGAGACAAAATCTTCCACAAATATGAGAAAATTGACAAG GAAACTGATGACATTACTGGAGATACAATCCTTTCAGAGAGGGAGGTTATTGAGGAGGATGATGACGATTTTCCTGAAAGAAGG